In Vitis vinifera cultivar Pinot Noir 40024 chromosome 17, ASM3070453v1, one genomic interval encodes:
- the LOC100264722 gene encoding peptidyl-tRNA hydrolase, chloroplastic, whose product MNVGCCGVNFGSLSSSIAALRFPNWPRSLSFSSRTLIPFSSLSTPTPMDSSPRPVKPWLLVGLGNPGKKYNGTRHNVGFEMVDAIAEAEGISISSVSFKSLFGKGFIGNVPVMLAKPQTFMNVSGESVGAIVSYYKIPLKQVLVIFDDLDLPFSKLRLLPKGGHGGHNGMRSVIDHFKGSRDFPRLRIGIGRPPGKMDTANFVLSPFSKREREELDFTFQNGVEAVRILLLEGFNKSASFVNTAKSLEQHSQ is encoded by the exons ATGAATGTTGGGTGCTGTGGCGTCAACTTTGGCTCCTTATCCTCCTCAATCGCCGCCCTCCGTTTCCCGAATTGGCCCCGTTCCCTCTCCTTCTCCTCCAGAACCCTAATccccttttcttctctttcgaCACCCACACCTATGGACTCCTCGCCCCGCCCCGTCAAGCCCTGGCTTCTCGTGGGCCTCGGTAACCCCGGCAAGAAGTACAACGGCACCCGACATAAC GTAGGTTTTGAGATGGTAGATGCTATAGCTGAAGCTGAAGGAATATCCATTAGCAGTGTTTCCTTCAAATCGCTGTTTGGAAAAG GTTTTATTGGAAATGTTCCGGTTATGCTAGCCAAACCGCAGACTTTCATGAATGTGAGCGGTGAATCT GTTGGAGCTATTGTTTCATATTACAAGATTCCGTTGAAGCAAGTCCTTGTG ATTTTTGATGACTTAGATCTGCCTTTTTCAAAACTACGGCTATTGCCAAAAGGTGGACATGGAGGACACAATGG GATGAGAAGTGTGATTGATCACTTTAAGGGGAGTCGTGATTTTCCTCGTTTAAGAATTG GCATTGGGAGGCCTCCTGGGAAAATGGATACTGCAAACTTTGTTCTTAGTCCATTCAGTAAACGAGAACGTGAAGAG TTGGATTTCACATTTCAAAATGGTGTGGAAGCTGTGCGGATTCTTTTGCTTGAGGGATTTAATAAAAGCGCAAGTTTTGTGAACACTGCCAAATCCTTGGAACAACATAGTCAATAA